DNA sequence from the Gordonia polyisoprenivorans genome:
CAGCGAGCGCTGGGACTTTGCTTGCGCCGCAATGCTGGTATGCGCGTTGGGTTGTGACGCGCTCTTCGAGCGTGGCTTTCTCGTCGTAGACGACGGAACGATTCACGCCGGCCGTGACAGCGCGAATGACTCCGTAACCGAAGTGGTGATGTCGTGGCTGGGCGGCCGGCTACCGCGCACAACTCTGCGCGACAACCAGCATTCGCCTGGCACCGCGGGCGAGCGCTTCACTTCTGACCGCTCAGGGTGCACAGGCGACGGGGCCATCGGTCAGCATCGGTCAACGAGCGGCCAGATAGGCCTCGTGCACGGCGTTGGTGATTCTTCCGCGTGCGGATACGTCGTAACCGTGTGCGGTCGCCCAGTCGCGTATCTGCGCAGCCGTAGTCGCCACCGTGCGACTGTTGGTGCCGGACTTCGGTGTCTTGCGGGCGCGTGAAGCTCTCGTTCGTCGGCGCCTGCCCGCGCGGGTGGAGTGCTCGAGAAGTGTGGCCAGCGGGATGGTGCCCTTCTCGATCTTGTCGAGGTTCGCGCTGGAGACGTCAAGCCTGTAAGCGACGCCATTCCAGGACCAGTCGACGGAATGAACGTCGTCGATCTCGAGCAGAGCGCCGTCGAGATCGTCTATGAAGGTTGTCAGCTCAACTGGTGCCACGCGATGCAGAGTAGTCCATCGGTACGTGAGGTTGGCGAACCCTTCCAGTACGTGTCTCAACCGAGTGAGCGTTCACGAGCGCACGGGTGCCCCAGACTCTGAGAGTAGCCGCCGTGTATCGGGCTTGTCCGCGCCGAAGATGTTGTCGGCATGCTCTGCTCCGGATTGGATCGGATCGGATCGCGCCGTGCCCTTCGCTGCGAGATCTTGATGTGCATTCTCGAAATGTTCCCGTGGTCCCCGTTTTTGGGGATTCTCTTTCCGGTCCGGAATTCTCGTTTACCGCCCCTACCTGCACGGTTGCGAAATCAATGAAAGCGATGTCGATCTTTAGGTTGCCGAATCCTGTGAGACGCGGTTGCATATTCGCGAACTGTTCAGAATCTGGCATCGTGCATCCATGTCGGTGCACTGATGGGTGTGAGGGGTGGCGTCATGGTGAGCGATGGCAGTCATGTGCGGGGTCGATCAAGGACGACTGCGCGCCGTCGAATGCTGACGGGCGTGTGTGCGGCGCTTGCGGTGGCCGCGTCTGTGATCGGGGCGGGTGTGTCTGGTGCTGCACCGAGTTCGTTTGCTGATCAGCAGACGACCAAACGCACGGATGACGGGTGGGTCGTCTCGGCGATCAAGTCCCACGAGCAGGTGCGCTCAGTGCCGCCCCTTAATCGATCACCCTGGACGAGAGAGGGTTTCCTGAGTCTGAAGGGTGAGGGTGTGATCGCCGGGTCGGGTTCGGTGCCGGTGCAGTCTGGGACGGTGGCGGCTGGTTTTCAGATCGGCTGCAACACCGATGTGGCGTCGGGGGCCACGGTCGGGATCTCGGGTGGTCCGTCGGCGCAGATGAATATTTCGTATCCGCCGGCGGTGGTGATCGGTGCGACGGTGACCCCGAACATCGCGACGACGTTGCGGCCGGGCACGATCGCCGATATTCCGTTCGGGTCGAAGAAGATGCAGACCGGGAAAGCCGGCATCACCGTCGACGGCGTGCATGTGAAGGTCGACGGTTGTCTGGGGCCGGTCGCCCTGCGCGCGTACGTGACCGTCAGTGTGTCAACGGCGTTGAACGACAACACGATCAACGTATACGGCAAACCCCACTACCTGTGACCCGTCGGCACTGACCTCCGCCCCGTGTCGTGCGTGGCTGCGCGCTGCGTGAGGCACGACATTCTCTCTGCTCGTTCTTCGATCTTCTCCAGGAAGGGCTGTGATCCCGTATGACTGCTCCAACTTCATCGTCCGCATCGGGAGGCGCGCACCGCCTCGACGCCGACGCGCCGACCACCGAACTCCCCACGACGACCGACCACGCCGGTCGCTCGGTCGATGAGGCTGACCCGACTTCTGCGCCGGACGACCCCACCAATGACGGTGGGGTGCCGGTGCTGAAAGTAGTGCTGTTCCTCGTCGGCTGCGTGCTCTTGGTGCTGGCGGCGGCGAACCTGTCGAATCTCGGTGAGTGGTCGGACCGCTGGGGCGTGATCCCGGTATTCCTGGTCTTCTTTCTCGTGATGTCAATCGCCGGACGCTGGTTCTGGGCCGGAGCGGACGCGATCCTCGGAGCCCTGATGTGGGGCAAGGCCAAATGACTGACCGTGGCCATCGACGTCGCCCGGAACCCGCCGGAGAGTCGGTGATGTCAAAGTCTTGTCGGGGGCGTCACCGGCTGCCGCGTCGTCGACTCGGCGCCGGCCTGCTCGCCGCGGTCGTGTTGGCGATCGGCGGCGGGGTCACGGTGGCGGCGCTTGGCAGTGATCCTGCTCCGGCGCATGCGGATGCGTTGTGTGATCAGATGCGTGCCCAGTACGGCTCGAACTGGCCGTGCATCTCGGTACCCACCAACACCTTCCAACCGACCACGAACACCCCGGCCCCGACCGGGGGCAATGGTGCGGGGTCAGGTGGTCCGCAGGTCGGTAGCAATATCGGGCCAGGCCCGGGCGAAGGCAACGGCACACCCATCGTGACCGTCCCCGGACAGCAGGGGCCGCAATCGCCTGCGGGTGGCGGCGACAACAATGGCGGCACTCCGACAGCGGCAGATAGTGGTGGGAATCGCCCGACCGCACCGAACCCGGTGCCACCTGGAGGCCCCATCGGGCAGGTCCCAGTGATACCGAGTAGTGCGGCTCCCGTGATCAGCGCGCCTCCTGGTGTACCCACGGGAACGACCTCCAATGACCGTGATTCCTCCCGAGCATCGGACTCTGGATCGAGGAAGCCAGATATTCCGATTGCGGCGTGGCTCGTTGCCGGGGCGGCAGCCTTCGCCGCAGCCCACCCACGAGTGCGGCAGGCGGTACGCGGCACAGGGTCATCGCGATTCGCGACCTGGTGGGGACGACGATTCGGGTATGTCCAAGCGGCGGCGATCCGGCCGCAACACGGCCCCGACGATCCGGGAGCAAACGATCGTGCGCCTCATGAGCATCGCGATCCGCCATCGAACGGCAGCGGCAACACGAGTGGTAGCGGTAACGCTAGCGGCGGCGACCCGATCACCAACAGCGGTAGCGGTGACGACCCGATTACCAACAGCGGTGGCGGGGGCGGCTCGACATGGAGTGGCGGCGGAGGCAACGGCAACACGCAGTTCACGCCGGATCCACCGCCGCCTCCTGCACCCGCCCCACAAGCACCGCCGCCTCCTGCACCCGCCCCACAAGCACCGCAGTCTCCTGCACCCGCCCCAGAAACTCAGCCGAAGGCGATCCCGAACGCGCCTACAGCCCCGGGTAAGTCGGTACCAGCACAACCACTGCGCCCGGGATTAAAGATCCCCGGTCTTCCCGGCTTACGGCTACCGATACCGTTTTGGCCAGGTCAGATTCCAGGGCAGGTTCCTGAATCTCCTTCGCGCAATCCGTTTGATGATCTTCCGGAGGACGTGAAGGCACGAATCAAGCGGATCCGCGAGCTGTGGGAAGCGTATCAACGTGATCCCGAGGGTTTCCTCAACTCGCTCCAGTGGCTATCTGACGAGGATCTTCAAGGGTTCTTTGACCTATTGGACGAAGCGGAGAACGATCTCTATAGGGAAGACAGCCCATTCAACGACCCGGCACTGCACGATCTTCGCGAGCAGCTGCACAACATGAACAACGATCTGCGTGAGCAGATGATGCGAGAGCTGGAACGCCGCCGCGGACCGGGTGCCGCACCACCAATCGAACCCAGAAATCCTGGCGATGAACCGGGTCCGAACGACCCCACTCGCCCCGGGGATGCGCCGAACGAATCTGGGCCTACTCAGCCTGGTGATCAGCCAGGTCCGGAAAATCCTACGAATCCTGGCGATCCTACGAATCCTGGCGAGTCACCAGCTCCTGGACCGACCAGCCCTGGGGAGAGTCCTAGCTCTCCCCAAGCGCCTACAAATCCGACAAATCCGGGTGGTGACGCGCCTAACAGTCCGCCGCCACGCAACGATCCCGGCCACTCGGACTCGCCGACGCCCGGCCATACTGGCGGGGAGGACCCCGGTGCAGAACTACCGTCTCGGGCCGTTCCGAACTGGTGGGAACCAACGACTCCGCCCGCCCCTGACGCGCCACCATTCGGGGAGCCGCACCTCCCCGACGGGCCTGAACCGGTGCCGGGACGTTGGCCGGCACCGCCGACCGGGAATGTCACGCCGGCGATGATCGCCGATTGGCTTGGGGCGATTATGCAGGCCATCCAGCCGCCGACGCCGCCAGCGAATCCACAAGGACCAAATGGCACACCCTCTGACGACCAAGTCCGCGAGCAATTTGAGGAGGTACTCCAGGAAATCGCCGACGCTGCAGCAGCAGCGGGCGCCTTCCTCGATCCCCACTCGCTGCTGAGCCCCCAACAGTTCGGCACCGACGTCCACACAATCTTCGAAGACTTCGTAAAGAAATACCTTGGTCCGCAGCTCGCTCTGTGGTTCGGCCCCGACTTCATCACGAATCTTGAGAAGTCAATCGACCGGACGGTGGGAATCACGCGAGGGCAAGACGGACGCTTTGTTTGGGATCCGAGGGGGCAGAGTGGCACTGCGCGGCCGGATCTCGTGATCACTCGCTTGGTAGTAAATGCCGCCGGTGACGTCGTCGAGGAAATATTTCAGATCATTGACCTCAAGACCGGAAATGCAGATATCGGCAAAAGCTGGCGAAATGATCTTAGTAGAGTGCTCGGAATCACGCACGATATGATTCAGTCAGTCAAACCGAACATCCCGAGGCCGCCCAAGACTACGCCACCCAGCCCACCGGCGACGACGCCATGACGAAGTCACGATCGGGCTCGACCGATAAGCTCTGAACTAGACACACCGCGGCAACACACGACGACACAGGAGTGACGACACAGTGGGTATAGGAGCAAGAGGCTGGCGCGAACTCGCCGTCGGCGCTGCTGAGATTCTGGGTGAGGAGTGGGTGCTCGCGGGCAAAGGCGCCTCGACGCGGTTGGTTCGGGCGCCCGTCGGCTGGTGGCTGCAGTTCGTCGGCTACGAAGACACCCGCCTGGGCAGACTCATCGCTTACAACACGTTCCTGGGTAGGCCGCCGCATGCGTCTCAAACGGGAGATGCACATGGCGTGTCGAGCGAACACTTCATAGTCTCGGGCGAGGATCGGCCTCGCTATTCTGAGGAGTTGGGCTCGCCCGAGGCAGTCGCAGAATGGGTGACTGCAGTGAAGCGCGAAAGGCTGGACCTAACACCGGCCAACCTCGCGGACGACCTGTCTGAGATGGAGGTAGTCAAGGCTCGGCGTGAGGCTCATGGACAGTTCCTTTTCGAGGGGCCGGCATTACAACTACTCGTGTCGATGCGGGTGGTGTGCGGGTCGCGTGCTCGAGACGAGTTGGTCAGCGACATCGATGCGGTGCTGGCAGATCCGTTCCTTGAGCGGTATAAGCCGTACGCGTCGACGCGGAAGAACCCGCGTACCTATCAGGAGTACTTCACCGCGTTGCGGGGTGCGGTGGCCAGTGGTGATCGAGGTGCGGTCGAGTCGGTGATCCGGGAGGCCCGCACCGATAGCTTGCGGTTGTTGGGTGTTCCGGATGAGGCGATTGGTGATGTGGTGTTCCCGGAACCGCAGGTGTCGCTATGAGTACCTACGGCACCGTCGTTATCGCCGATGTCGCCGATCAGGATGCGGCGCAGCGGTTATCCGATCAGTTCCGCGAGGTGTTGGGCCGTACGTTCACTCGGCGTACTCATCTGCCGTTCCCGATGCGTAACCCGCTCGATGACACCGAGATCGAGGTGGAGGCCGGTGACTCGTCGGTTCGGGTGACGCTGCTGGTCAATGGGGCGGTCGCGGCAGGCACTGCCGCGGAGGTGTTCACGGGTGTGGGCGCTGGGCGGGCGGTGATGTGCGAGGACGGCGACGAATGGGGGGTGACGGTATCGGGCTGGCGATTAACCGACGGCGATGCCGACTGTGTCTACCGCGCCTACCTGCCGGCCGACGACGGCGCCATCGACGACCAGGCAGCCGGCCGGGTGGTGACGGGCCCGACGGCTGCTACCAGACTGGCTGAGCTGTTCGGCACGGACCCCGACCCGGTACGAGCACTCGATGCCGACCCCACTCCGATCACAGACGGCATCGGTTACATCGCCGACCCGTTCCTGCCGTGGCTACACAACCTCGATCTCGACTGGCCGGAATTCTGACCTGGTCCCGAGTGCGATTTCCAGCACCCGGAATGGCCTCTCGATGAAACAGACGGGCCGCGGAAACGCACTATCGAGAACGGAGCCGATTCGCGACGATGGAGAATATCCTCAAGATTCTCGATTCATACCGGACGCCAATCGTTACGAAACTCGGCGGCGATCGACGCCGCCACGATTCGGCGTACTCCTACGATTCGGTCACGGACTATGGGCCGCCCCCCACCGAGGAGTTGATCGACACGGCCTGGTCGGGCACCGATTTGCCAAAGGCGGTAAGTGACCTTTGGCTGACCGCTGAATGGATACACCTTTACTACGCCGAATGGAATACGGGCTTGATCATATTCTCGCCTACTGAAAGTCATTATACGACTTCGGCGTTCGCGGCAGAGAACGAGGACGAGCCGGATGACTACTACGAGCCAGGTGATGTGATCGTCGGCAAGTTTCAATCGCTAGATGAAGCGCTAGTCTATTCGCCGGATCGAGGCTGGGTTGTATCGAGTCCGTACGATCCTCGACGCTACTGGCCGCATTTGGGAGAAGACCTGTCGGCGTTCTTGGAGGCATATCGTGATTCGCTGGGTAAGTCGAGTGAATGGCAGAGCCAGTTCCGGAGAGATTAAACCTGAACGTCACTGGGTAGGCCTTGTACCGGATACGGCCTAATCGAGATGTTCAAGGCTCCCCTCTGTAACGAGTAGGCGGTCCCCGTCGGGGAAGTGGGGTTCCCCCGAAAAAATGGACACGGTTAGCTTGATTGCTGACGTGCGTGTGAGCTGATCTCGAAGTCGATGGGTGAGATCATCCCTAACGAACTGTGTCTCCTGTCATGATTGTAGAATCGGATGTAATTGTCAAGGCCTGCAGTAAGATTCGCGCGAGTGGTGAAGGCGTGTCGCTTGTAGTATTCGTGCTTGACCGTCGACCACAACGACTCTGCGCCGGCGTTGTCCCAGCAGATGCCGGTCTCGCCCATCGAGCGCCGCAACCCGTGGCGTGTGCAGGCCTGGGCCATGTCATGGCTGGTGAATTGGCTGCCTCTGTCCGAGTGCAAGATGGTGCCCGTCACCGACCCGCCGCGCGTGGCCACCGCAGCGTCCGCGGCGGCCTCGATGAGCTCGGTACGCATGTGATCGGCCAGCGACCAGCCCAGCACGCGCCGCGAGTGCTCATCGCGGATCGCACACAGGTACGCATCCCCCTCACCGCAGGTCAGATAGGTGATATCCGAGGTCCAGACAGCATCAAGACGGCCCTGATCACAGACCCGCCCCACCCGGTCAGGTGGGAACGACTCCGTCGGATCGATCACGGTCGTCTTGACCTTGAAGGTGCGGGGGCTGATGCCCTCGATACCCATCTCGGCCATGATCTTGGCGACGGTATTCTCCGAGACCGACACGCCCTCGTCGTGCAAGTCGGCGGTGATCCGCGGGGAGCCGTAGGTGCGTTGCGATCTCTTCCAGTGAGCCACAATCTTGACTTCGAGATCACGGCGACGCTGCTGCCGCGCGGTGAGTTCGCCACGCTGCTGACGACCCGCCCACGCATAGTATCCCGAGCGTGAAACCCCCAGCAGCTCAACAAGAGCAGTGATGTCATGGCCGGCGCACTCCGCGGCGATGAGTTCATAACAGCTCACCGGTGTTGCTGTGCCGCAAAGTACGCCGAGACTTTTTTCAGGAACGCAATGTCGCGGTCCTTCTCAGCGGCCTCGGCACGTAACCGCACCAACTCCGCGCGCTCACCGGCGCTGAGCTCACCATCGGGCGGAGCTGCCCGCCCCTCGGTGATCACTCCGTCGCGAATGCGTTCGGCGCGAACCCATTTGCCCAACAGATTCTCATGCACGTTCAACTCACGAGCGACCTCAGAGATCGGGCGGCCGCCATCAATCACCCGACGAGCAGCCTCCGCCTTGAACTCAGGCGTAAACGACCGACGCGTCCTCGACATAGTGACATCCTTCCAGCAGGACCCACAGCCCCACTATCTCGGGTGTCCACTCAAACTGGGGAACCTCAGTCACATGGGACGACGCCTGCCGACCGGCAGTCGATCGAGCACAATCAAGCCATGCGCACCGACAACCCCTGGACCCTGCTCGGGTCGACGATGCCCTACGAGAATCCGTGGATGCGTGTCCGCGAGGATCGGGTGATCACACCTCTGGGAACCGAGGGCATCTATGGCGTGGTGGAGTCCAACGATTCGGTCATGATCGCGGCAGTCGACGATGCCGACAGGCTCTACTTGGTGCAGACATTCTCCTATCCGTCACAGCAGTGGCACTGGGAACTGCCCGGGGGCGGCGGTGACGGTCAGGAGGCACTGGCAGCCGCGGCGCGAGAGCTCTACGAAGAGACCGGGATTCGTGCCTCTGCGTGGGAAGTACTCGGCCGGACACGCGTTTGTAACGGGCTCATGACCGAACGGATGGCCACCTGCCTGGCACGCGACCTCACCTTCGACGGCGAGCGGGAGGTCTCCGACGAGCAGTTCGACACCGCTGAGTTCTTCACGATGGCCCAAGTCGACGAGATGGTGGCCACCGGTGGGATCGACGACGGCCAGAGCATCACAGCAATTCACCTGGTGCAGAAGTGGATCGACCACGCTCGCCGATGAGCGCGGTCGACCGGTTCTAGGGCATGTCTCCCAATTCCCTTTGCGCGTCTTTGCGGCTCGATGGCACCCTGGCGGCGTTGTCGTCGGTCACGATAGCTCCGCTATCGCTCCCCTTCGAGGCTCGTGCCTCGCACCTCAGGACGGCGCCTCCTCCGCCTTGCCAGGGAACCATCGACCTCGCAAATCCATCGCAGAGGAATTGGGAGACACGCCCTAATTGATGCCCGGGATCCGGATCGGTAGACCCGGGATGACCGGTGCCGGCGTCGACGTCGGTGAGGACGCGCCGCGCCGTGGCGCGCTCGACGGTGCGGAACTCGACGGTCGGCCCGGCCGGGCGACGGTCGGCGTGGTCGTACTCGCCGACGGCAAGACCGCGTTGTCGCGATTGACCTGCGCGCCGCGGCCGGTCCCGGTCGTGTCGTCCTCGCTCAGGCACATCGAGCGGATCACGTTGTGGTAGTTGACGAGCCCGTAGGTTAGAGGCAGCGCTGCCACGGCGCCGATGGCCCGCGTGGGGGAGAGGAAGCCGACGGTCGGGCTTCCCAGGATCTGACCTTCGGCCAAGCCGCCGACCGTGGTGAACAGGTACAGCGACAGGTAGTACGAGTAGTAGGCAGCCGTCAGCGACTTGGTGACGGTCAGGTCGGCGACGCTCACGGTCTCGAACGGATTGTCGCCCTGGTCGAGGTTGTGCTTGAGGCCGATCGTGATGTCGAGCGGGGCGCCGCCGACGTAGGGGATCAGACTGCCGATGAGCGAGGCGAAGGACTCGAGTTGTGTGAAGTCGGCTGGATCGGCGGGAATCAGGTTGTGCGGCACCTGGGTTGCCCGCATCTTCGCCAGAATCGCGTTGGTCTCACTCGCGATCTTCTGCTTCTGGGCGTCGGTGGTGACCAGTTGCTGCGCGTACTCGCCGGTGCGGGTGACGATGCGACTCAACGGTAGCGTGCCGATCTGCCGGCAGTTGTCGTTGTCGGCGAGCGCGAGCTGTCCTGCGGCGGCACGCACCACCGCGGGGATGTCGATGTGGTAGGCGACGTCGCCGCTGGGGCGCCCGGCCTGCTCTCGCTGATCCTCGGTGACCCGGGCGACGCACTGGTTCATCACCATGTTGGAGATTCCCTGGTAAAGATACTGCGAGCCCAGGACACCGCCCTGTACGGCGAGTTGCAGGATGGTGTTGTACGTGAAATATCCCTGGTAGCTGTCGAGCGCCGTGCCGGCCAAGGGGCTACCCAGGAACGGGGTGAGCTGGGCGGCGAGCTTCACCGGTGCGACGACGGTGACGAACAGGTACAGCCATGCCGTCTCCACCGCCTGGGTCAGGGTGATGTTGCCGAGCGGGATCGCCTCGTTCTCCTGGCCGTCGCGAACCTTCAACAGCTGCGTGACAATCCACTGCGACACCGGACCGCGGTAGGTCATCGACGGATCGGCGGAGTCGGCGCCGAGAGCCATCGGGTTGTCGGAGATCGCCAGCGTCGAGATGTTCAGGCGCTTCATGTCCCGATGCGCGGCATCGCGTGCGGCGTAGGCATTCTGGCGTAGCTGCGGTGGCAGCGAGGGCAACAGCGAT
Encoded proteins:
- a CDS encoding Lsr2 dimerization domain-containing protein, with amino-acid sequence MAPVELTTFIDDLDGALLEIDDVHSVDWSWNGVAYRLDVSSANLDKIEKGTIPLATLLEHSTRAGRRRRTRASRARKTPKSGTNSRTVATTAAQIRDWATAHGYDVSARGRITNAVHEAYLAAR
- a CDS encoding MspA family porin, whose product is MPPLNRSPWTREGFLSLKGEGVIAGSGSVPVQSGTVAAGFQIGCNTDVASGATVGISGGPSAQMNISYPPAVVIGATVTPNIATTLRPGTIADIPFGSKKMQTGKAGITVDGVHVKVDGCLGPVALRAYVTVSVSTALNDNTINVYGKPHYL
- a CDS encoding IS3 family transposase; translated protein: MSCYELIAAECAGHDITALVELLGVSRSGYYAWAGRQQRGELTARQQRRRDLEVKIVAHWKRSQRTYGSPRITADLHDEGVSVSENTVAKIMAEMGIEGISPRTFKVKTTVIDPTESFPPDRVGRVCDQGRLDAVWTSDITYLTCGEGDAYLCAIRDEHSRRVLGWSLADHMRTELIEAAADAAVATRGGSVTGTILHSDRGSQFTSHDMAQACTRHGLRRSMGETGICWDNAGAESLWSTVKHEYYKRHAFTTRANLTAGLDNYIRFYNHDRRHSSLGMISPIDFEISSHARQQSS
- a CDS encoding transposase produces the protein MSRTRRSFTPEFKAEAARRVIDGGRPISEVARELNVHENLLGKWVRAERIRDGVITEGRAAPPDGELSAGERAELVRLRAEAAEKDRDIAFLKKVSAYFAAQQHR
- a CDS encoding NUDIX domain-containing protein; protein product: MRTDNPWTLLGSTMPYENPWMRVREDRVITPLGTEGIYGVVESNDSVMIAAVDDADRLYLVQTFSYPSQQWHWELPGGGGDGQEALAAAARELYEETGIRASAWEVLGRTRVCNGLMTERMATCLARDLTFDGEREVSDEQFDTAEFFTMAQVDEMVATGGIDDGQSITAIHLVQKWIDHARR